A part of Brassica rapa cultivar Chiifu-401-42 chromosome A05, CAAS_Brap_v3.01, whole genome shotgun sequence genomic DNA contains:
- the LOC103868585 gene encoding non-structural maintenance of chromosomes element 4 homolog A: protein MRMRRKVKRESEATGEGNGRRHVDESAKNKGVDDSVPIDEPPTQEEDQGISDRRILRSQYLALIHKISHSKDDLTRVDSDKFSRIFSEFENLHQKVQKPREQVADAEAFLDIANTIMSSVKSHSANGVSPADFVNALVNGFGQASLGVDETSPVSIKWKDLGLAVCSTLFVSSFGCSTMLGPMSTELKERKRAVYRKRTKPGEGVRPEEVDDTQSEEKTDTDKNMAIMFNILRQKKRVRLESLMLNRRSFAQTVENLFALSFLVKDGRVEIIVDKTGSHFALPRNAPAANLVMSGEVIYNHFVFRFDFKDWKLMSEMVPMGEELMPHREIAIASSSCPSDFPQDSQTTPIRKFSRNRGLVVQEDTVVEDSPDIEGDGTRKRCKRRLA from the exons ATGAGGATGAGGAGGAAGGTGAAGCGAGAATCTGAAGCAACCGGCGAAGGCAATGGGAGGAGACATGTCGACGAGTCTGCGAAGAACAAGGGCGTAGATGACTCCGTCCCAATCGACGAGCCTCCGACTCAGGAAGAAGACCAGGGAATTTCTGATCGGAGGATTCTCAGATCTCAGTATCTCGCTCTTATTCACAAAATCAGCC ATTCTAAAGATGATTTAACAAGGGTCGATTCTGACAAATTCTCCAGAATTTTCAGTGAATTTGAGAACCTGCACCAGAAAG TTCAGAAGCCAAGAGAGCAAGTTGCAGATGCGGAGGCGTTTCTGGATATAGCAAACACCATTATGTCGTCTGTCAAGTCTCACTCTGCTAATGGGGTTTCTCCTGCTGACTTTGTTAATGCTTTGGTCAATGGATTTGGTCAGGCTTCTCTAGGGGTTGATGAAACTTCTCCTGTTTCTATCAAATGGAAGGATCTTGGGCTTGCTGTCTGCTCTACTCTTTTTGTATCATCTTTCGGTTGTTCCACTAT GTTGGGACCTATGAGTACTGAACTGAAGGAAAGGAAAAGGGCAGTCTACAGAAAGCGTACAAAGCCTGGTGAAGGCGTTCGTCCAGAGGAG GTGGATGATACACAGTCTGAAGAGAAGACTGATACAGACAAGAACATGGCGATAATGTTTAACATCCTACGGCAAAAGAAGCGCGTGAGGCTTGAAAGTTTGATGCTCAACAGAAGATCATTTGCACAGACTGTAGAGAATTTGTTCGCTCTATCCTTCTTGGTCAAAGACGGACGAGTAGAGATCATTGTTGATAAGACCGGTTCTCATTTTGCCT TGCCGAGAAACGCACCTGCTGCAAATCTGGTGATGTCAGGGGAGGTCATCTATAACCATTTTGTGTTTAGATTTGATTTCAAAGACTGGAAG TTGATGTCTGAAATGGTGCCGATGGGCGAAGAGCTAATGCCACACAGAGAAATTGCAATCGCTTCATCTTCTTGTCCCTCAGACTTCCCACAAGATTCTCAGACAACGCCAATAAGAAAATTCTCGAGAAACCGAGGTTTGGTTGTACAGGAAGATACTGTTGTTGAAGATTCTCCTGACATCGAGGGGGATGGAACTCGAAAGAGATGTAAGCGGAGACTCGCTTGA